A window of Pyrus communis chromosome 3, drPyrComm1.1, whole genome shotgun sequence genomic DNA:
ACAAGAACTAAAGGAATGCTCTTCAACCTCACTCAATTTATGTGAACTCACACCAATCATATTCTCAGGTTGATTTTGAATATAAGTCACAGCAACAAAATTCTCTAAgttttccttccaattccagGTCATAGTTTCATAAAAAACTCCATCTCTTGACAAAATCAACTTCTTAGTATATGGATCAAATACCTTGTACCTTTTCTCACATGTTGCATATTCACAAACACATCTTTGACACTTTTTGCATCAAGCTTTTGTCTTATCTCAGTTTGTACATGCACATAACAAAGCGATCCAAACACTTTTAGATGACCAATACCTGGTTTTCTACCATTGTAGGCCTCAAATGGAGTTAGATTGCCAAGAGCTTTTGTAGGTGAACTGTTTAGAATGTAAATAGCTATATGTGTAGTTTCTGCCCACAAGAAATATGGCATGCTTTTATCATGAAGCATTGCCTTAGCCATCTCTACAACTCTTCTATTTTTCCTCTCCATTACTCCGTTTTGATGTGGAGTATATGCCATAGATAGCTTCCTTTGAATTCCTTCAGTCTCTAAGATGTCGAACTCAGTTGACACAAACTCACCCCCTCAGTCACTCCTTAGACATTTCACTTTGAAACCACACTATAATTCCACCATTGCTTTGAACTTTCTAAAGCAATTTAGGGCCTCAGATTTGTGTCTTAGGAAATAAACCCGTGATATCCTTGTGTGATCATTAATAAGAAGCATAAAGTATTTGTTCCCAGCAATTGATTCATTTTTCATGGGACCACACAAGTTAGTGTGTATTAGCTCCAGTGGACTACTTGCTCTCCAAGCTTGCTCTTTTGGGAACCAATCTCGATGTTGTTTTCCTAACTGACATCCTTCACTCAAACCATCAACATCTTCTAGATGTGGAAGACCATGCACCATATCATTTTCCCTAAGCTGCTTGAGACTCCTGAGATTGAGATGACCTAGCCTCTTATGCCAAGTCCAGGTACAAGGAGTGATACTTGTCTTTAACACAATTTGATCATTGTGCATCAAGGACAAAGGGTAACATCTATTCTCTTTCATTCTTACTTTTATAACCAGACTATCAAGTGATGGTCCATCAAAAACACTGCACACTTTTCCCCCAAATAGCAAGTAATATTCATGCTCATGCATTTGGCCAACACTTAGCAAGCTCTCTTTCAATCTTGGTAAATACATCACTTCTCTAATATATTTCCTTCCTTTGGTTGTATCAATCACAAGAGATCCCATTCCTGCCACATTAACTAGGTCACCAATTGGCATTTGCACTTTTCCTGCCACATTGTTTTTACATCAACAAGAAGATTGACATTTGCTGTCATGTGGTTGCTACATCCACTATCAATATACCAATTTCCATTCACCTTTGCTTCAGTAgttgctgataggagcatatttatgcgactttgttagcctatttccttgtatttagtgagttagtttctatttattatagtgatttaagctattttcgtatgtttgtaggttcaattggctaagtggcaagaaaaggcaatttggagcattttagagcgattttgggcttggaatggatagcacatgcatggagcaaggtggatggacgaaattgaagttcaagaaggctaagaatatgctaatgagatggaagaattaattcaagacaaagaagatatggaAGTTCAGCAAGAAAGAAGTAAACATAAGCCAAACTACCTTATTTTGTCTTAGCCAATCCTAATCCTTCACTACCTAAGTTCCAGCTGTTAGGGgggttcctaattaatttaggacacttaaatatatcaTTCTAGAAGACCTAATCCTATTCCTATGGGGTTGCTGCACCTTTTCCTTCTAGAAACcctttcccttgccgtgcaaatccctttccctttctctctaggATGCTGTCACATCCttctttcccttttcctcttggattctgagatttatttaccctttttccttgaggatttggagagaaaatctttcccaaaattaattaattaatgccttACTTTTTCCCTTTATTTTGAGACTTTTTGCCGCACAAAAGAGGAATGattcatccatccatccatccttCACCATAATTCACACTAGCCATCCATCACACACAATAACCCAACATCATAcacatcaaactcccttgtgccgcaaatttgcaaggagaaaggagagaagaCCCTTGGAGCCATgcctgccattcaagtttggattgttggagcgtttctaagtgtattcaatcttttgttttcaatgtttaaatttaattattcttgtttaagtgcgaacatgaggaactaaactcgtTTTGGCCAGAgaagaattcaaagccatgaacatatatgtgatatgaattgatttcattcagttattgtttcgcaaaacatgaatgtgatttgcttaactacttgattgataacttattcttgtatgttgattaagggggcctacttagtttgcatgcatgaatttgatgctaaaatataagggagtttgacctaatcgttatgaacttatatttataagtagtggaggttgctagccACAAtagtgttaagtaaattcttggcaggagtatcatgcagttcatagttacaaatgccttgtaaatgcttatgattttcatagaacttaatgatctttgatatgtatctctatcatgcagttcatatagggaacttaataagaataatttggttacgTCGccgagtccaattcaatgaatttaggaaaatctgatggttaatttgtgcggTTCACGGTTAACTTTGGGCaatgtcattcatggtttattggaataataattggaaatcgatttgtatgcatatgtgtcatgtgtggagaagaaccctttagctagcctatcacccatcaattcacccaaattcgtatcAATTTACTTTGTTTCTGTAATCTATTTATTTAAGTtctaaattcgtcaaaaccaatcccccttttaatatttcatgtttacttagttagaacCTGTTTTAATATGTTtcctttagtgttttgagtcaaagttaagttagaattcgtccaaaatcactCTTAGTTtcagttttgagtcaatttacttgttttgtgctgttttgagtcattagagtcttgatgcgagaattatacgcacacaaattaaacccttttttttgtcaaattgtagtaagtatataagtagggatcgttcttaaccggggattaggagggattgcaaatcacttggaaactgactcaaaaacgtaaaataaagtttaaaacactaaactaaacacaaagaatgcaaaactaaactttaaaacactcaaacaaaccaaaagactcaaaacaacacaaacacactcaaatctgcctaaaaaccactttctgggcagttttgagtataaacacaaatttggacgaaattaagttgtaacttgactcaagactcttaaaaacacaaactaaattgatttctaactaatttgacattaaagtaaagggggatttaggtttatacgaaattaaattaaatgaacaaattgcaattaaaacataatgtaaatatgaaattgatgaaatggaatgaatggatgatagaatagctaaggggttcatctccacacatgttacacttgcataataaaacgatttccaattgcatttcaataaaccatgaattctcaatgctccaagttaattaggtccgcttaaattaactttcagatttccctagattcattggattgaatggaatacgcattacaaccaaattattcctaatcaaagtccctaactatggaatacgcatgatagagacattcaacaaagatcattaagttcaacggaaatcataaacatcgacgaggcattcgttactatggaatacgcatgaaacttatgccaagaattcgtttaacgcgattgtttataagcaacctccactacttgtgaatataagttcgtaactattaggtgaaactcacttatattctagcgtcatattcatgcatgaaaattaagcgtgcactctcaataaacatacataaataagttatcaatcaaacggttaaacgaattgaatccacaacttatgaaacgcaattagaagtaatcaaatcaaaatgcaagcataaacatatatttcgaatcccccccctagccaaggggggggtttagttcctcatacgtacaaaataaagagaatcaaagaaacacctaaacattccaacaactcaaacttgaattgtatgaatgtttaggcactcttctcttccattcctcattcgtacaaaacaaagagtattgaaattaaatattgaaatcaaagaaacacctaaacattccaacaactcaaacttgaattgtatgaacgtttaggcactcttctcttcctcttcgttgtagcacaaggtctaaggatagtttgatggtgtgaatggtttggggagtggtgaaaatggaagggggaggccacggcaatgggatgatttctggtggtgaatgtgcacggcactttggattctaaggggatgttgttggtgtgtatggatgaatttctgaaatggaagaagtgttgtgaatggaatgaatgaattgtggctgcaatgcatgcttatttataggtaaatgagaggggaCATGACaactaggaggtgggtggaaatgtggctgcaatgttagtgatgattatgagtgaatgcatgtggattaaagtggaatgacagctaggaacttggtggaaatctggaatggtgatgggagatgcatgtggctgatttatgcatgtgattaaagggtgggagtgcatgtgctttgacatggtggtgcaatgatgaaagaataagtgcatgtggctgaatgcaaagggaatgcaaagtgaataatgaatgcatgtgcaatgacagctaggttgaattaattaaagggagtgcatgtggcttggttggaatgaatggaatgcaatctgaaatgggagagcatgtgggtgaaataatgaaggaaatgcatgtggctgcaaggtgtgaatgattatgattgcatgtgggtgaattaaaggatggaatgcatgtgaatgatggcagattgtgtgggtgagtgattaggttgaaaatgcatgtggattaaaggttggaatgaacatgaaatgcacggcaatgatggtgtttttctgcaatggttgcaatgatgaaatggatgggagtgcatgtggattaaagggggaaggtatggttatggttatgataagtgataagtgataagtgaatggtttggtcttcaatttcgtccatctacttggctttaagcatatgaaatccattccaatctctaatttgctccaaaaggctccaaaaggcatccttttgcatactttgcccttagaacctgaaaacacacaaaagaagcataaaggactaaaataactaaagaaacataacgtaaatgcacgagaacaagccatttaagtcgcatgaatatgctcctatcaagtctagttttctgtttttgagtctagtttagtgtaaTTGAGTCTAATTTGTGTAAAttagcatccctcctaatccctggcctagaacgatccctactttcacataCTACAAGTATAAAAAAGacggtttaatttgtgtgctattatatatcacatcagttGCACAGTTAGCATAGAATAGATTACCAGATACCTCCATTTGATTTGCACAGTTAGCCTTTTGAATAGCCTTACCCACAATGCACTCCCTAGCTCAATGTCCAAATTTATCACAGTTGTGACATTTGGATTTTCCCTTATATCTGCACTCACCAAAGTGAAACTTTAAGCATACGTTGCACTGAGGTTTTGTCACTTCTTGATTCATGGAGGATGAAGAATTTGCATTTTGTGCAGGACCCATAAATGACTTTTGCTAAAACTTAGGCTTTGAGTCCCACTTCTTGCCTTTTGCATTCCAGTTCTTCTGAGACTTAAATCCACTGGATTGAGAGTTACCTCTATTTTGTTGCCCTTTTGAACTCACAGAGAAAGAGGCAAATGCTTTCTCACTAGCATCAACAGTGTGCATATCAAAACGCTGTTCCTGGCTTTTTAGAATTGCCAACCTCCTGTAATTCAATAGTCTCTATACATTTTGTGTTCTCAATCACAAGACAAATGGGATCATAGGGTTTGCTAAGACTGATTAAAACCTTTTGCACAAGTCTTTCATTCGATAACACTTCACCAAACGTCTTCATTTGGTTAATCAGTTCATTCAAACGTGTAAGATACCCAGATAATGATTCATCATCACGCATTCTAGTATACTTAAATTCACGTCGAAAATTTTGGAGTTTAACCGACTGTACTTGATCACCACCATGGTATTCTCCATATAGCATATCACATGCCATCTTCGCTAAATCGGCGTTGGCAATTCGAGGAAATATTTCATCAGAGACTGCACTTTGTATAATACCCAAAGCTTTTGCATCTTGCATATATGCAAACACTGTTTTCTCATTGTCTTCATCTTCTAAGCTCCCttcaaccttcttcttctttgaatcTGAGGTCGTGACCCCTTTTTCAACTAATTTCCATAGCCCATGAGATTTGAAGATCGTCACCATCTTAATTCTATagaactcgtagttctcatAGGAGAAGATCAGAGTTCTCAGCTCATAATTTCCAGATCTAGCCATCTCTTAGCTTAAATGATAGGAAAATAAATCGAATTTGGTTTCTATGGAGTTTCAGAACGACTCAATTGCTTCAACGTTGATAACGTCAACTTCACAGTTCACGCACAGATCTCAATTGATCGAACCTGGCTCTAAGGCCATGTTAAAGTTTGATTTAGAGTATGCTAATTCAAGAGAAGAAAGGAAATCATAGAAAATGGAGATGAATATGAATATGagtgtttctctctctctctgcaaaatCGCAgagaatgttttttttattttttttattctcattTCTCACACACATTGCACTGCATAACGGTTAGTTATGCATCTGGATTCTCACCATTACATTAGGAAATGATCTCAaccacacatacatacatacatatttgcATATCCAATGCGTGACCCAAATTGCTGTGCCAATGTCCTTCCCTCCTTCACATCTCTTCTGTTAAACAGTTAATATTGACGCTGCAAATATCGGCATCCGATGTCCTTGGCTTCCCTTGCATTATTCAAAGTGGCCACACCACCAAAATCTCATCAAATATTGCCGAAACACACAACCAATTCAACAGTGAATCAAGAGACAAAAACAAGTAGGAGAGTGGTGGAAGTAAAACCAAATCATGTTGATTCTTGTACAATAATATTCATTAAAATGTGAAGACATGATCCAAATGTACATCTTTGCTTCCATGCAATACTGAACACGATCATGTTGTTTGGTTCTCCCTAGTAAATTCATTGAAAATGGATTTAATTTATGAGCAGAGCTAGCTAGCTCAGAAAGACATTAATTGAACTGAAGGAGCTTCGAAGGTGTACATGGCCATTTGCTTTGTTACTATTTAATGAGTTTCATGTTCTTTGATTCAACAAATAGTTGAAGTTGAAGAAACATTACATTAACACCAAAATCTTCTAAGTGGACCTTTATGAAATTATGTAAATCTTATTTCATATGGACCCCAAATGGATGGCCCACATGTGTCATTCACATTACTTCACATTTACATATATAGGCTTAATTATTAGTATGGTAATGTTGGGGTAACCAAATTTCTAAATCAAATTTGTATACCAAATGATATGgatgttgatgattagattattacttaaatgttgattaatgtgcttatttcctattagtaacacatcatttagatTAAcagtttggtttaaaaattttgggtaaagtacaaaaaactacctcaactattggtgtcacgacactttcatacctcatcttttaaaattgacaatgtcatacctcatcttacgaaattgtgtcaatgttatacatTCCGTTAGCTAGGCGtgtatttctcagttaaatacTGATGTAGCTTGATCCAgaacccattttttattaaaaaattattaaaaactaaaaaaaatcatttaatatttttaaatattaaaatatctctttcttcttcctccttctttctgggttgcggGAAGATGGGGAAGAGAAACGGGGGAGGGACGAACGAACtggaggttttttattttattttattttatttactttttttttattttaatatttaaaaaatataaaatgattttttttagtttttaataatattttattaatttttaataaaaaataaatctctGATCAAACCATgttagcatttaactgaaaaatacACGGCCAAACTAACGAAAGATATAATATTGGTACAAATTCTAAGAATGAGTtatgacattatcaattttaaaagataggGTACGAATATATCGTGACACCAATAATTAAGgcaattttttgtactttacctaaaaatttaatattccTAACATCATTCTTATTAGTGTGCTCCTGAAATTTATTTTGATTCAACTTGTCCTCTGAAACGCACGAATGTATCTCACTTTACTCTCCATTAAGTTTTTCATCCATGCCGCTAACGTGGCAACCACATGGCCAAAAAATAGATTTGTTGTCTTTtccccttctccttctctcctctgatcatttcactctctctctctctcttccctcaccGGCTTCTTCTTCACGCTCATCCATATCGACCATTCCCACCAAATTTATCAAATCTCTATTCCGACTGAGATCACAATCCAGATTCGACTATGGAATTAAAACTTGTTCATAAGcatggatttttgtttttttttttttgaaagaacCTCCGGAAAGTTCCATATTAGACTGAGCTTCTAATAAAACTatatatgaaaaagaatacAAATCTGAAAATACCAGGTCTCCAGATCCAAAGGTAGAGCGATTCGCGTTTGAACAAGAAGTTGAAATTGTTTAGCTTTTGTTTTGGGAAAGGAATGAAGAATCTAGAAAAAGATGAGTAGGatgaaaacatgaggaacagagagagagaaatgaaccaggggagagaaggagaaggggaAAGGACAAAAATGTCCTCTCATTCTTGCCATGTGAATGCCACATCACCAACATGCATGGAAAACTTAACTGAAATAACGACATAGTTCTCATTGTTCTCGATTAGCACTTGTACTTCACTCATACTTCACTCAGTGCTAATAGACATGGCTAAGGTaaatctatctttttttttttatatgaagaaaataatactacaaTTTGATATTGATTAATGATGACAACTGAGGTAATGTTACAATGCCTTTTTCGTGTTGTTTTTTGATTTGGATAGTATatgttaatataaaaaattaaatacccTTAAGTTGAATCTACTTGGATCTTTATCACACTGGATGTTTCATATATATGGAAAACCCCCGAAAATGTGAGGTATTGCGGCTAACATTTTTAATCTAAAAGCCTAGAAATCATAAGAAAACAAATGTTGAGCTGCAGTAATCTCACACAACAATTTCTAACCCCCCGAAGATTGGAGGAATTGCGGCTAACATTTTTAATCTAAAAGCCTAGAAATCATATGAAAACAAATGTTGAGCTGACAGTAATCGCACACAGCAATTTCTAACAAAAATTTGACCATAAAAATGTAAAACCATCTTTCAATCAGTATTTTTCATCTTATATTGCAAATGACCTGCTGCCATGGCTATAAATTCTTTAGGTGAAATCATTgttctactaaaaaaaaaatagaaacggAGAAAAGGTAACGAAGAACATGAGTACATGAATACCTCAATTCTGAAAACAAAGAGGGAGCCATTTTTCAGCAAGCTCTTCCTGTCAGGAGGAACAACAAACTGAGAAAAACAAATCATGGATTCACAATATAAAACTTCATTCTTCATGTATAAATTCAGTGTGTGTGTAAAGCTCAATTggggtttcaataaaaaaatttctattaaTCACATCTTATGGTGGTGAATCACAACTTTTTCCTCCCATCTTATGGATTCATGTATTTTTCCCAGTGAATTCAAAATGAAATCAGAATAACGGATTTAGTACAAACaaattgatgaaattttttgaagCTCCTACAGACACAAACAAATTGATGAAATCAGAATAACATCATCTCCATATGTGCCACGATATATAACCATACTGCAAAAGTTATTTCAAACACACTACTGTTTATATCTGCACAACTAATAGAgccattaaaagaaaaaagcaacTATCTTATTTGATAGCAAGCCAAGTACATTTTAGACCATAGAACATAGAAGCAGTAGTGATATAGATAGAAATATAGATATTTTCGGACTAATATCtaggttctttttttttaatcaaatacgATTTCTTATTCGAATTGCAATATTCCACATGTATCTGACAACGTATAAGTCACATTAGAATGATAGCTATCGTGCAAACCATTTGATAACACATATTTATAGAATTAGTCAATTGTGTGCATTTGAGTGAATGGTATCGTATTTGATCTCAGGTGCAAATTCTACTCTACTGGAAGAAGTATATTGTCTgcaattttgttaaaataaataaaatagtttaATATTGGAACAATGCTTTTAAAACATGAACATTTAATGTGGAGAAATTGGAAGTTGAAATCAGTGGAAAACGACACAGGATAGAgaacaaaattcaaacaatgTTGTGATCAAAGTTGGAACTCCGTTGAGAGTTCAACAAAAAGATTAGTTGAAAATGCACTAACAGACCAACTTCAAAGAAAATATAGTGTCAAATGATGGTGCTAGGAATAGAAAAAAAGCAACCTTTATATGGAAAGTGAAAATCGAATCCTTTAGCTATCACATTGACATGCTTGGAATGAACAGCACGCATAAACGTGGTTAAAAAACAAATAGAGATGCAATATCACCAAAATTATCTCCCTGTTATTTTGTATTGTGATAAGATTTATGCTAAACAGCGTTTTcaccaaaatttaataataaaaagactaaaataacatGAGAGAAAGAGTTTACTTCTACcacaaaatcataaaattagaaaggaaaaaaaaaaaaaggaatttgaTAACATTGTATCTTAAGAAACCCCCAAATTTCGAGGAATAATTGCTTAATGAAATGATCTTagtaaaattttaagtttattgGTTTTGCTTTATGTTACAACCATTTGACAATATAGTTGCAATGCAATATGCATCCAAGACCAACCCATCACATTCGAAAAATTGTAAAATCGAAATGTGTGTCATAAGACAAAAACAATAAGAGAAGAAGAATAACTACTTTTTATTTAACGTCTTTCTTCATTATGATGGCTTTATCATACTTTACCATCCTAATTTCTACACTTATCTTTCTAAAGTTCATTATCCAAAGAAGTCCATTTAAACTATTCCAACAGATTCCTTCCAATCATATAAAGACAAATCCTATTTTTGTAAGCTATTTCTGCAAGTATTTTACGATTTAAGAAGCAAttgtaaacacataaaaacacaaaacaaaaaacctagACACCGTGTCAGTGTGCGTGGGTGTGCATGTTTCTCCAGTACCTTTTATCAAACAGGTGGCGTGAAGGTGCTACTACGCAGGATTGAAGATTGAGTACTTGAAAATCATAGGACTCAAAAGTCATatttaagaagaaagaaaacgaaTAAAATATGACATGAATACTCAAGGATGGGCAATCAAACTGAGTCCAGTGAACCCGCCTAAAATTGGGCCGAGAACCCACCAGGAAACCCAAATGAAAAACAGAAAGAAGACCCAACCTTAATTTTAAGTAATGTATATGTTGGATTCTTCCATATTTatgaaaacagaaaatatgatatgaaacAAACGTTCTTGCCTGTAGTTTTGAGGATGTTTGGGGTTAACTCAAGTTCTTGAGCCAAGGATATAATCTGTCAAATTCAACCACAAATGAGGTTAAGATTATTGTCAATAGCTAATACAACATACACTAAAAAGGTTTTTGACAATGAAGATATAATCCCAAAAATCATACTCAACCCGCATTGCAGAAACGAAAACCGTAGCTTATATACATTCTCAATGTCCTCAGCAAGTCCTCTCTCCAATGGCTCTGCAATCTACATAAGGTTTTTagaagattataatttaaaaactgaatcacataaaatttctgaaattaggttGCTTCTTACCGTAGTTATTTTATTCTTGTTATTGTGTATTTCAGCAAAACATTTGATTGACAAAGACTACACTGTTTCACAACATGAAACAACAGGATCAACCTACAAACAAAAgcatatccatcaagaaaagaagataataaaattttacattCTTAAGGGGTGGAAAAAttactttgaaaagaaaaaacgtGAAGAGAGGATGAGGATTGGGAGCAAACAATTACCTTGACTTCTACTTCCAAATAAAGCTCTCTTAGGTCCTTCATTATTCTGATATAGCCTGTAACACcttaatttatgttaaaaaaaaaaaaaaaaaaaaaaaaacctagatctTAAGCACCAAATCTTTCACTTCaaattccataaaaataaaacctcTGAAACAAAAAGTTATTGGGCTTTCTCTTGTGAGGAGGAGTTCAAAACTCAC
This region includes:
- the LOC137728161 gene encoding uncharacterized protein, yielding MARSGNYELRTLIFSYENYEFYRIKMVTIFKSHGLWKLVEKGVTTSDSKKKKVEGSLEDEDNEKTVFAYMQDAKALGIIQSAVSDEIFPRIANADLAKMACDMLYGEYHGGDQVQSVKLQNFRREFKYTRMRDDESLSGYLTRLNELINQMKTFGEVLSNERLVQKVLISLSKPYDPICLVIENTKCIETIELQEVGNSKKPGTAF